The Gossypium hirsutum isolate 1008001.06 chromosome D03, Gossypium_hirsutum_v2.1, whole genome shotgun sequence genomic interval caaaatttttcaaaaaagcaattaagcccctgcttttattaaaaagtttaaaaaatttataaaaataataaataataaattttagaaaaattattaaattttaataaaaataaaaaaatttggaatttattaaaaatttgaaatttttttataaaaaatataaaaaataaaaaaattgtaaatttttataaaaatcataaaaaattaatgacccctaatttttttcaattaaagtcatcacgTGTTGCAACACAATATAACATGTAacagaaaatgataaaaaaataaaaatcaataaaaattatagaaaaattataaaatgcttcttttagtataataatttttataattttttttacgaaatttatatttatttacattttgtataattttcttacaactttataaaactttataatttttttatatttctatatattttataattttttacgatttttataaattttataattttttatatttttttacgatttttataaaaaaattctaaattttaataaaaatatgggattaattgtttttttgtttaaaatttgagagtatttttaatacattttaaaaatttaaatacctaaataaataaataaaaataaacaaggacttaattgttttgtttgaaaaaatttaaaaagtttttacAAGCTTAAACCAATAATATTTAAACCCAAATCTGTTATCGGTGAAGCCGGATGGATAAAAAAAGCTGTTTtgctaataaaaattaatataacattgaaaaatatttaaaacctgaaATTGTCTGTACGAAATTGGATGTGAAGTTACGGCATCATGTACTCGTCTTCTCTGGCAAGCAGGCGAGAACATTTTGTCCCCCAAGTGAGGCAGCCCCACCCGCCGCCCCTGGTAGAGTCAGCCTACGAGGTTAACCCACTTGCCCCTACCCATTAATACCACCGCCACGTGGAGTCATAGTCGCCATGGGACCACTCACTACCTTTCCCGGACCCACCATATACAACTACTTCTTAACTACATCATTAATAGTAGGCTCTACTGTCAATACTCCCTCCATTTTGCCCGTACCTATCCCtcccttttccattttcaatatttattatttggtttaattaacatttacatctttttttctattgattttatttttgatttttttttgccataaatcttattttatttttcaaattgttttttttaagttaacGGAAGATATTTTCATATATGAAATGTTTTTAATAAGATATAACTTATTacgtaattaatttaataaaataatcatacataaaaaaataataaaataaataaatcatgaagttaaaaaaataaattttaatttataaaaataaaaataattataaaaattaaaataaatataaatattcagtATTTtcgatttaatttattaattatatttttacttttatatatgatttatttattattttttcgtatataattattttattagattATCAAAGTGTTAGtaaattatatctcattaaaaatattttaaatactccacattaaaaatattttaacatcaaatatgttaaaagaataaaaatgacaaaatatatGAACATTAGTAACTAAAAATATCATTAAACttcattattttgagttagatttattttattttattttaagttttatgatatttaaatttgGATATATTCTAGTGATTAATTTTTGGGTATTATTAATCCTTCACATAATTCATTATCAAAAGTAACAATGcgttaaatataaattaaaattaaaaataactacaTCCATATGTTTAAAATCTCCTAATATCATAATTAAATATAGATGAATATTTAAGTAAAACCATTACATTTGCCACACTCAAAACTACAAATATCAATCATAAATTAAAACCTGAAATCTATATTTTTCTCTACATTAATTGAATTCAGATACACCATCAACAAAATCCTGCTCCCCAAAATATAGTTGCATTAAAAAAAACTGGAAACATCttcaaaaatcaccaaaatagaacttaaatattaagtaaaaaaattaagaaaaattttaaacgtTTTACACAAGAAACAGTCGGATTTATATATCAATTTAACTCTCTTTCAGTTTCTTTACTTCAAGCTTTGAACctttctttgattttctttttctccattttttttctttgtttcaatttttttatagttaataaataatttaaggagaaaaaaaaaaaggggggtgaGAGTGAGACAATTTACGGTAGATAGAGGGCCGTATGATCTTGATCAGACCATTGACTTTGACTCCAATACGATTGGTCAACATCATTAGGAAGATCAAAGAACGGTTGATCTCCACACCCTTGCCAATCCAACGGTCCAAATCCACTCTCCGATCTACCATGCAAATTTGAAAGCTCAACCTGCATCGTCTGATCGAGCAATTCCCCGGTGATTTCCTCCCCTCCAACACTCATCATCTTTTGCTGCTGCCACTGTCCTTGCCCATTTAATACCGCACCGAAACCCAACGACGACGTTTCATTGTTTGACGAAGTAACCAAGCTCGTAAAACTCCCAATCTCCGGAAAAATCCCCGATTCTGATCCTTGTTCCAGTAATCCTGCCTCGAAGACTAAATTGTTAGGGTTTCCATACAACTTCGACTCGCTTACATTTATATTGTTTGAATGAGACGTTACTGCCGACACCGCATCCGCCATGCCGCCTGTAGAACTATCGTTGTTGTTTTTATTTGCCACTGCAACGTTAGAATTAGCTGCAATAAGACTCGAACTGTCGCTGCTAGAATGAGAATTCGCTTTACGTTGATCAAGGAGTTGCTGTGATTGTGGCTGTGCAGGGGCCGCGGCGGCGACTGTCGTGGATTCGGATGAAGGCTTGGTTTTCGAACGCTTGGCTTTGCGGCAACCACCACCGACGGGGACGTTACGAAGGACACCACCTTTGGTCCAGTAACGACGGCAGCTCTTGCAGAAATGACGTGGCTGAGAGAGATTGTAGTTGTTGTAGTAACAGAACTTCGTGTTAAGTGAGTCGCAACGTGGGCACTTGAGTGCCTGGTTGTTTTGTTGTTGGTGTTGCAGTCGTAACCTTCTATCTCCTCCGCCACCTCCGCCACCGCTGCTGAATACTCGGCCACCTCCGATCAAGTGGATGTCTTGCATTATTCGCAACAATATTCGCCTCCAAAGTTaaaaacgaaaataaataaataaaaagaaaaccagTGAAGTGCACAgaagagggtttttttttttttttgaatttgtaaCAAATATCCCCTTGCGAATCAAATTTACCCTTTTTCGAAAACGAATTTACGTAAATTATGGTGTAGATTGTGAAAATACGAAATTAGGTTTGAGGAAATGAATTGGGAATATAAGAGAAGGGATCAGGTAGCAGGGAGGGATTAGGAAATCGATTAACAAGACGAATAAAGAGATTGGAACCGTTGATGGAGGACACGTGGAGGATAAAAAAGGAAAGGGCATTGATGTCCACAAAATAAGGTATCGAGTTGTCGGCCACCTCCCCAGTAACTGCTCGGGACTATCCTAGTCTAAGTACAACTGGTCTAGAGTGTGCCACGTTGACCATTTTTATTGGTTACATATAAAAACAACTGTACGACCTCGTTTACTGTATCTTCGCTTCTAGTCCCGTCAGTCCTCACTTCCCTGAGATTGCCAAACGCCTCGTAAGTCGAAACAAGGTTGCTTGGAAATTGATACTagcagatttttttttattttctttaatttttataatttattaattataacttaaattatgtaatgataattaaaacatatttaatattaaaaactcCCAAAGCAAAGTTGAGAGAGTGATACgatgtattataaaaataaacatatatat includes:
- the LOC107949768 gene encoding dof zinc finger protein DOF5.4 translates to MQDIHLIGGGRVFSSGGGGGGGDRRLRLQHQQQNNQALKCPRCDSLNTKFCYYNNYNLSQPRHFCKSCRRYWTKGGVLRNVPVGGGCRKAKRSKTKPSSESTTVAAAAPAQPQSQQLLDQRKANSHSSSDSSSLIAANSNVAVANKNNNDSSTGGMADAVSAVTSHSNNINVSESKLYGNPNNLVFEAGLLEQGSESGIFPEIGSFTSLVTSSNNETSSLGFGAVLNGQGQWQQQKMMSVGGEEITGELLDQTMQVELSNLHGRSESGFGPLDWQGCGDQPFFDLPNDVDQSYWSQSQWSDQDHTALYLP